The following nucleotide sequence is from Herpetosiphonaceae bacterium.
AGCCAGCAGGCCGGGGCTGTGGGGAATGGAAGAACAAAGAACCAAGAACCGGGTACCAGGCGCACAAAGAACAAGGGAACAAAGGAACAAGGGAAAACCCGGAACCAAGAACCTGGACCCCTGATCCCTGGACTTGGAACTTGAAACTTGGAACTTGAAACTATGATCTGTCCTAGCTGTCAAAGCCAGAATATTCGCGGCACGATCTTTTGCCTCAACTGCGGCATGAGCTTGCTGCCCCAGGATCGCGCCCCCGATACCACGTCGATGTTAGGCGCGCGTCCATCGGCTCGCGCGGCGCAGGAGCGTACGGTCAGGGCGGAGCCCGCGCCTGCCAGCGGCGAGCGCCGCTTCTCCGCGACGGTGCTTAACAGCGGGCGGCGCATCGACGTGCCGCTGGTGACAGCGCTGCTGATCGGGCGGCAAGACGCGGCGCGGGGACACTTCCCCGACATCGATCTCAACCCCGACGGCGGCTACGACAGCGGCGTGAGCCGCCGCCACGCCCGGATCAGCCTGGACTCTGGCGCGGCATACATCGAAGATCTGGATAGCGCCAACGGCAGCTTTATCAGCGATACGCGCTTGCAGCCACGTACCGCCTATCGTTTGCAGGCAGGCGATGAGCTACGGCTTGGATCGCTCATTCTACGCATTGAAAGGGTTTAGAGAGTATGGCACGCACTGTGATTGTTCATATCGCCGGCGAAGATCCCGTGATCGCCGAGATCGAGCATGAGCCGCAGCCCAGCGATACGTTTATTCATGTCAGCAACCTGCGTAAGCGCGACGGCAAGGAAGTTCACTACCTATCGCCGGGCGTCCAGTCGGTGATCTTCCCGTGGAACCGCATCACGTTTCTTGAGTTCATGGTCGACGAGGAAGAGCGCGGCAAGGTGGTCGACTTCTTCCGGCTGGATTAAGCAATCTGTGCCTGCGTAACACGACGCTCAATCGGCGACCACAATTCAAGCTCTTCACGACTACCAATCCAAAAACTACAACGTTGAGAGCGTAGGGGCGTATTGCAATACGCCCCTACAAACGTTGACATCAACATGATGTCGAAAACCAGAAATCCCACCTCTGAGATTCATTTCTGCTACGCCTCCCACACGCTGCGCCCGCCGACGAACGTCTGCGCGACCTGCATGCGCCAGAGATCATCGGGATCGACCGCGAACGGATCGGCTTCGAGCACCAGCAGATCGGCGCGCAGGCCCGGCATGAGCGGCCCCTTGAGCGCTGTCTCGCCTGATGCGATGGCCGGGCCGACGACATAGGCCCGCAGCGCGTCGTGCAGGCTCAGCGCCAGCTCGCGGTACCAGCCCTGCGGCGGCTGCCCATCCTGGCGCTTGCGCGTCACGGCGGCATGAATCCCCGCCCACGGGTCGAGCGTCTCGACGGGCGCGTCGGAGCCAAAGGCCAGCACCGCGCCGGACTGTAGCAACGGCTGCCAGGCGTAGGCCCAGGCGCAGCGCTCGCCGCCCAGCAGCCGCTCGGCAATCTCCATATCGGAGGTCGCGTGGATCGGCTGCATCGAGGCGATCACGTTGAGCGCCGCAAAGCGCGGCACGTCCGCCGGATCGAGATGCTGGGCGTGCTCGATCCGATTCGGCAGGAGCGGACGCAGCGCCTCCGCGCCCTGAGCGGCGAAGGCCGCGTGCTGCGCCGCGATCGCATCCAGTACCGTGCGATTGGCTCGATCGCCGATCGCGTGGACGGTGACGGCGATGCCGTGCGTATTGGCCTTGCGCACCGCCGCGTGCAGCTCCTCCTCAGGGATCGTCGGCAGGCCGCAGGTGGTACTGCCCGCGAAGGGCGCGAGCATATGGCAGGTACACGAGCCGAGCGAGCCGTCGCCGAAGATTTTCACGCCGCCGATCCGCAGCCACTCATCGCCGAAGCCTGAGCGCACGCCCAGCGCGATATAGTCGTCGAGCTGGCGATAGGGCAGATGGAAGAGGCAGCGCGCGTTGAGCTGGTCGGCGGCACGTAGCGCCTGAAGCGCCGCCAGCGTCGCCGGGCCTTCGGGCATATGCAGGCTGGTCAGGCCGCGCTCGTTGCAGGCCCGGATGATCTCGCGCAGCGCCTGGATGTCCTCGGTCAGCGACGGCTCCGGCACGATGCGATAGATCAGATCGTTGGCGTTCTCCAGCAAAATTCCGGTCGGCAGGCCATGCTCGTCGCGCTGGATCAGCCCGCCGTCGGGGTCGGGCGTGTGCTCGTCGATTCCGGCCAGGGCCAGTGCGCGGCTATTGATCCAGACCGAGTGGCCGTCTTTGCGCGACAGAACCGCTGGATGGCCCAGGGTGACGCGATCCAGCTCCAGCGCCGTCGGCCAGCGATAATCCCACAGCGCGTGGTTCCAGCCGTGGCCGCGCAGCCACGCGCCCTCCGGCAAATCCTCGGCGCGCTGCCGGATCAGCTCCAGCGCCTCGTCGAGCGACCTCACGCCGTCGAGATCGGCATGCTGGCGACCCTGTGCGGTCCAGAGCAGATGGATATGCGCGTCGGTCAGACCAGGGATCAGCGCGCGCCCGGCTAGCGGCACGTCCTCGTAGCCTGGCCGAAGCTGCTCGCGCACCGCTGCGGCGCTGCCCACCGCCACGATCGTATCGTCGCGCACCAGCAGCGCCTCGGCCTGAGCCTGCTGCGGATCGAGCGTGTAGATCGGGCCGCCGTGAAAGAGTATGTCTGGCATAAACACTCCGAAGAACAAAGAACAACGGAACAAAGAACAAAGAACCGGGTGCCATGCCCAAAGGGCGCACGAAGAACGAAGAACAACAACGCAAGATTACCTGTTCTCTGCTCTTTGTGCTCTTTGGGCGCTGTTTGCTATCGCCACCGCCACCTCCGCCGCCACGCGCGCGTTGTTTTCCAGCAGCGCGATGTTCGTCTCAAGGCTGCGCCCGCCGGTTTCATCCTTCATCGCCGCGAGCAGGAACGGCGTTACCTGCGCGCCGTGGATACCCTGACGCCGCGCCTCGGCCAGCGCCCGCCCGATCGCCGCCTCGACCTCCTCCGGCGGCAGCGCGGCCTCCTCCGGCGGCGGCACCGCCAGCACCATCCCGCCCCCGCCGCCCAGCCAGCGATGCGCCTGCCACAGCGCCGCGACCGCCTCGGGCGTGTCGGCGCGCGCCGAGAGCCGCAGGCCGCTGGACCGCGAGTAGAACGACGGAAACTCATCGGTGCCGTAGCCCACGACGGGCACGCCCAGCGTTTCGAGCACCTCCAGCGTCGCGGGAATGTCGAGGATCGACTTGGCACCCGCGCAGACTACCAGCACCGGCGTACGGCCTAGCTCCGTCAGATCGCCGGACACGTCCCAGGTTTCGCGCGCGCCGCGATGAACGCCGCCGATGCCGCCCGTGGCAAAGACCTGCACGCCCGCAGCGTGCGCCAGCGCCATCGTTCCCGCGACCGTGGTCGCGCCGTCCTGGCTGGTGACGACCGCCAGCGCCAGGTCGCGCCGCGACAGCTTCAGCACATCCGCGCCCGTGGCAAAGCGCTCGATCGCCGCCTCGTCCAGCCCGATTGTCGGCTGGCCGCGCACCACGCCGATCGTCGCGGGCTGCGCGCCACGCTCACGCACGATCGACTCCAGCGCGTAGGCAACCTCGCGATTGCGCGGCTGCGGCAGCCCATGCGCGATTACCGTCGATTCGAGCGCGACGACCGCGCGACCCTGCGCCAGCGCCGCTTGCACAGCCGCATGAATAGATACTTGCATCATAGCCTTGTCTCCTGGCGCAAGTGTACTCACACAGCGCCGACCCTGCAACTTGCTTGACAATCGCGGGACTCCCCTCTATGATTCAGGGCAACGACGCCGATGGAGACGAGTACGCTGGTCATCAGTTTACAGCGAGCCGCCGAGAGTGCAAGGGCGGTAGCCAGAGCCAGCCGAATCCACTCCTGAGTCGAGGATGTACCAGCCGCAGCGCTCAGCCCGCGCTGATCGCCCGACTGTAAATCTTTTCCGGTTCGCCTCCGTTAGCGGGCGCTTCAAGGTCATCGCCCGGCGCTGGTGGTGACGAAAGAAGGTGGCACCACGAAGCTCAGCCCTTCGTCCTTCATGGACGGAGGCTTTTTAATTCTGGCAATTGGAGAAGCAAGCTCATGATCAGGACGCAACCCACACCGCGCGAGATGTCATCCACCGCACCCACGCATCCGGTGCTTTCGGTCGTCGCGCCGGTATACAATGAAGCGCCGACGCTGCCGCTTTTTTGCGAACGGGTGATCGCGGCGCTGGAGCCTTTGGGCGTGCCCTTTGAGGTGGTGTTGATCAACGATGGCAGCCGCGACAGCTCGCTGGAGGTGATGCACGAGCTGCATCAGCGCGATCCACGGATCAAAGCCGTCAACTTTTCGCGCAACTTCGGCCACCAGATCGCGATCACGGCGGGCATCGACTACGCGCGGGGCGATGCGGTGGTGGTGATCGACTCGGACCTGCAAGATCCGCCGGAGGTGATCCCGGCGCTCTTCGCCAAATGGCGCGAGGGCTACGGCATCGTCTTTGCGCAGCGCTCCGAGCGCGAGGGAGAGACGTGGTTCAAGAAAACGACCGCCGCGTTCTTCTACCGGCTGATCCGCCGCATCACCAACGTCAACATCCCTGTGGATACGGGCGATTTCCGCCTGATGGATCGCAAAGTGGTCGATGCGCTGATGCGGATGCG
It contains:
- a CDS encoding FHA domain-containing protein, which codes for MELETMICPSCQSQNIRGTIFCLNCGMSLLPQDRAPDTTSMLGARPSARAAQERTVRAEPAPASGERRFSATVLNSGRRIDVPLVTALLIGRQDAARGHFPDIDLNPDGGYDSGVSRRHARISLDSGAAYIEDLDSANGSFISDTRLQPRTAYRLQAGDELRLGSLILRIERV
- a CDS encoding amidohydrolase: MPDILFHGGPIYTLDPQQAQAEALLVRDDTIVAVGSAAAVREQLRPGYEDVPLAGRALIPGLTDAHIHLLWTAQGRQHADLDGVRSLDEALELIRQRAEDLPEGAWLRGHGWNHALWDYRWPTALELDRVTLGHPAVLSRKDGHSVWINSRALALAGIDEHTPDPDGGLIQRDEHGLPTGILLENANDLIYRIVPEPSLTEDIQALREIIRACNERGLTSLHMPEGPATLAALQALRAADQLNARCLFHLPYRQLDDYIALGVRSGFGDEWLRIGGVKIFGDGSLGSCTCHMLAPFAGSTTCGLPTIPEEELHAAVRKANTHGIAVTVHAIGDRANRTVLDAIAAQHAAFAAQGAEALRPLLPNRIEHAQHLDPADVPRFAALNVIASMQPIHATSDMEIAERLLGGERCAWAYAWQPLLQSGAVLAFGSDAPVETLDPWAGIHAAVTRKRQDGQPPQGWYRELALSLHDALRAYVVGPAIASGETALKGPLMPGLRADLLVLEADPFAVDPDDLWRMQVAQTFVGGRSVWEA
- a CDS encoding pseudouridine-5'-phosphate glycosidase, which translates into the protein MMQVSIHAAVQAALAQGRAVVALESTVIAHGLPQPRNREVAYALESIVRERGAQPATIGVVRGQPTIGLDEAAIERFATGADVLKLSRRDLALAVVTSQDGATTVAGTMALAHAAGVQVFATGGIGGVHRGARETWDVSGDLTELGRTPVLVVCAGAKSILDIPATLEVLETLGVPVVGYGTDEFPSFYSRSSGLRLSARADTPEAVAALWQAHRWLGGGGGMVLAVPPPEEAALPPEEVEAAIGRALAEARRQGIHGAQVTPFLLAAMKDETGGRSLETNIALLENNARVAAEVAVAIANSAQRAQRAENR
- a CDS encoding glycosyltransferase family 2 protein, with amino-acid sequence MIRTQPTPREMSSTAPTHPVLSVVAPVYNEAPTLPLFCERVIAALEPLGVPFEVVLINDGSRDSSLEVMHELHQRDPRIKAVNFSRNFGHQIAITAGIDYARGDAVVVIDSDLQDPPEVIPALFAKWREGYGIVFAQRSEREGETWFKKTTAAFFYRLIRRITNVNIPVDTGDFRLMDRKVVDALMRMREHHRFMRGLSVWVGFKQTGVEYRRAPRHAGETKYPLSKMLRFALDGITSFSYLPLQLATYFGFIIATISMFALVAVIILRLTGSQANFYGQASTLVSVLFLGGIQLIFLGIIGEYLGRIYDEVKRRPLYIVAEELGFDDEREHGP